From Hymenobacter sedentarius, a single genomic window includes:
- a CDS encoding tetratricopeptide repeat protein: MSKIPYTGKSQQARQGQTTQNVPADPLAPAENLPSENPLLEDPDALAARLVESENFVRNNRNLLLGLLALVVLAVVGAFGFYTWRNSQDAKAQASMFRAVNYWEADSLNKAVKGDGKAPGLTTVANEYGNTKAGNLANFYAGVAALKQSKYKEALDYLEDFSSDDYLVQSRAYALMGDAQMEMNKPKEAADLYAKAAVHNANEYFSPGYLLKEATAREVAGDTEGAIKAYDRIINEYPTAQEVAEARQYKAKLEK; the protein is encoded by the coding sequence ATGTCGAAGATTCCTTACACTGGCAAGAGCCAGCAGGCCCGTCAGGGGCAAACCACCCAGAACGTTCCGGCCGACCCGTTGGCGCCCGCCGAAAACCTGCCGTCTGAGAATCCGCTGCTGGAAGACCCGGACGCGTTGGCCGCCCGACTGGTAGAGTCGGAGAATTTCGTGCGCAACAACCGCAACCTGTTGTTGGGCTTGCTGGCGCTGGTGGTGCTGGCCGTGGTAGGAGCTTTTGGCTTTTACACCTGGCGCAATTCGCAGGATGCAAAGGCCCAGGCCAGCATGTTCCGCGCCGTGAACTACTGGGAGGCTGACTCGCTGAACAAAGCCGTGAAGGGCGACGGCAAAGCCCCCGGCCTGACCACTGTGGCCAATGAGTATGGCAACACCAAAGCCGGCAACCTCGCCAACTTCTACGCCGGGGTAGCAGCCCTGAAGCAAAGCAAGTACAAGGAAGCCCTCGACTATTTGGAGGACTTCAGCTCGGACGACTACCTGGTGCAGAGCCGCGCCTACGCGCTGATGGGCGATGCCCAGATGGAGATGAACAAGCCCAAGGAAGCGGCCGACCTCTACGCCAAAGCCGCCGTCCACAACGCCAACGAATACTTCTCGCCCGGCTATCTGCTGAAGGAAGCCACGGCCCGCGAAGTCGCCGGCGATACCGAAGGCGCCATCAAGGCCTATGACCGCATCATCAACGAGTACCCCACGGCCCAGGAAGTAGCCGAAGCCCGCCAGTACAAAGCCAAACTGGAGAAGTAA